The Microcoleus sp. FACHB-68 genome contains the following window.
GACGCCCATTTCTGAGGCGAGAATCAGGGCCATTGTAGTTTTACCTAAGCCAGGAGGGCCGTAGAGTAAGAGATGATCTAAGGATTCTTGCCGGGATTTGGCGGCTTTGATGGCAATATCGAGGACTTCTTTAAGGTCTTTTTGCCCAATGTAGTCTGCAAGTCGCTGGGGTCGAATTTTCTCTTCTTGTTTGCTGTTGCTGTCTTCCTCACCAATTGCTTGAGGTTCAAGCAGGGAGGGAGCCGGCGCGTTGTAGGCTGCCGGTTTTTCGGCGGCGCTTTTTTGCCGTTTTGGTTCTTGCGGTTGTTTGTTGGAGGAGACGATTGCCATAGGATTTTAGAGTTTAAATTTTAAATTTGGTTGGTGCTTCGCTGTGAGATTTAAATTTTTCTCAAAACCGGCCTTTTGCTGTGAACTTATCCGTCTGATTGGATTTGACAATTGTGGCCATGTTTTTATGAAAGAAACCAATTAACCGGATTTGATCGCGTCGTATAAAATATTCCCCTAGTTCAAGTTACCTTGTTTGCCGGTTGGACTTTCTTGCCGGCCAAAGTTCTGATTTAACGATTTTTTAAATTATGACTGTTCCACTGTCTTTGTCTGTCCCGGAATCTTTGACGTTTGAGCAAGCGATCTCGCTGACTCAATCTTTACTCGACCAGATCGAAGCAGGAGCGCTATCGGAGGAGGATATAGAATCGGTACTGACCCGGCTCGTTAGCAGCGAAAATGGGGCACGGGGATTTTTTGTGACTTATCTAACGGATAACCGGCCTTTGGCAGATCATCCGTCTATTGGCGTGATTAACGCATTGCGGACTTCTCCTGAGATTGTCTCAGAATTGCTGGTGAAAAATGTAGCGATGTCGGCGGCGATGGTGGTGGCGCACCGGCGCAGGCAGGATGAGGCGATGGCGGCGAATTCTGCGCGGACTTCCACCCGTTCGGCGGGTTTAATTGCCATGCTTGAGCTGCCACGGACACACGAGCTGGCTCAGCAGATGTTGGAGAGTGTGACTGCCGGTGAGGGGGTTTATGAAGCGTTTCTCAAGCGCTGGGGATATGATGCAGAGCAACGGCTGGCGATCGAGCAAGCGGTGCAGCCGGTGCTTTCTGAGAGCGGGGAAAACAAAAGTTTGGCTTAACAAGTTGAAAAATTCTGCATAAAATCTTAATCTATGGTGACGAGACACCGTTAAGGTGGGGTTAGGCTTGGCCAAACCGGCTTAACCGGCGCTTGCGGGGTGAGCGGGGAACGTTAGGAAACTCAAATTCATCACAGGCTAAAGGCGATTCTGTTCGGTGCTGTTGAGATTGATTGCTGTTTAATAGAACAGCTAACCCCAAAGCTTGGGGTGGAGTGTTTTAGGTGGTGTGTAGGTAGTAGGTAAGGAAGGTAAAATTGCTGAGGTCGATGAAAGGAGTTGTCCAAAAGGCCGGCAGAGTCAGACGTAACCCCTTGAGGGAGGCTCAGTGGTGGCTGAAGTTCGAGCTGTTGAGAACGCTGGTGCGGCGAGAGTTAGAGGCACGGTATAAAGGCTCAGTTTTGGGGAATTTATGGCCGTTAGTAACTCAGTTATCACAATTGGTGATTTACACGTATGTCTTCTCAATTGTGTTGAAAGTGAAGCTCAGCTTGAACGGAATGCCGGAGAATAATTTAACGTTTGGTTTGTGGCTGTTTGCAGGCTTGTTGCCTTGGACAGCGTTTACCGGCGGCTTTCTTCAGGCATCGGGATCGGTTGTGGCGCAGCCTAATTTGGTGAAGAAGGTGGTGTTTCCGCTGACTTTGTTACCGATGGTGCCGGTGCTTTCAGCCTTCATTGAGAGTGCTTTTGGTTTAATGGCTTTAATTGTCTTGTTAGCCATGACAACCCACTCTTTACACCCAACTTTATCGTTACTGCCGCTGGTTTGGTTGCCGCAATTACTGTTAACTGCCGGCTTTGGATATTTAGGGGCGGCGATGACGGTGTTTTTGCGAGATATTCCCCAAACTGCTTCAGTCATTTTAAATTTTTGGTTCTACTTTACGCCGATTTGCTATCCAGCAGAAATCATTCCCGAAAGTTGGCGGGCGTTGGTATTTTGGATTAATCCAATGGCGGCAATTTCTGAAGTTTATCGGGATTTAATATTAGTAGGGGAAGTCAAGCACTGGGGAGAATGGGGCGTGGCTTCTGTGGTTTCTTTAATTGTGTTTTATGGAGGATTATGGACGTATAAGCGGTTGCGTCCTGCTTTTGCGGATGTTCTCTAAATTTTCAAATTGAATTGTTAGATTATTCGTTGCCGGTTTTTACAGCAGAATCCCATGCAAGATGACGTTGCCATTTCACTAAAAAATGTCTCGAAGTGCTTTAAGCGGTACGGGCATCCTGTAGATCGATTAAAGGAAATTTTACTGCCTGGAAAGAGCAGGAGTGAGGAGTTTTGGGCGCTGCGAGATATTAACCTCGAAGTGCCAAAGGGGCAGACTTTAGGGGTGGTGGGGCGCAATGGTTCAGGAAAAAGTACGCTGTTGCAAGTCATTGTGGGAACGCTTGCGGCAACAACGGGCGAAGTCGAGGTCAAGGGTCGAGTTTCAGCTTTGTTAGAGTTGGGAAGCGGGTTTAATCCTGAGTTTACAGGCCGGCAGAATGTTTTTTTTAACGGTCAGTTATTAGGATTAAAGCATCAAGAAATTGAAGAAAAATTTG
Protein-coding sequences here:
- a CDS encoding ABC transporter permease; this translates as MKGVVQKAGRVRRNPLREAQWWLKFELLRTLVRRELEARYKGSVLGNLWPLVTQLSQLVIYTYVFSIVLKVKLSLNGMPENNLTFGLWLFAGLLPWTAFTGGFLQASGSVVAQPNLVKKVVFPLTLLPMVPVLSAFIESAFGLMALIVLLAMTTHSLHPTLSLLPLVWLPQLLLTAGFGYLGAAMTVFLRDIPQTASVILNFWFYFTPICYPAEIIPESWRALVFWINPMAAISEVYRDLILVGEVKHWGEWGVASVVSLIVFYGGLWTYKRLRPAFADVL